GCTAAATAATTGACGTATAAAAACACAAGAAACACGATCCACAATAAAAGTAAGCGTCAACACTGTGCCCAACAATCTCTCATGTAATTTCGAACCTTACGTACCTGTCTTAAGTTTGTTTTTACGACGCGAGACTATCAACCCATTCCAAGTTACCATTTTCAAAACTATGTATCTTGGGTTTTCATACAtcaatatctaaatataaatttactcaTATAATTCAGTGATTTCTGTTGGGTACTTGATGTGTAGTTGTATGACGCGGTCCTTGGTAGCGATGAGCAAGTGGTGGGAGAGCTTGTCTTCGAAGACTTCGATGGCGAGGATCCGAGGGTCTCTGATGGTGTTGTCGAAGTCCTGCACGCGGAGAGTGCGGTCCGGTTTAGAACCCTTCTTCAATGTCTTGTTTGTTAGACAGATGATAACCTGGAATAGAAAGACCATctgaagtagtttttttttaaatgactaatGCATTACAAGCACTCGTGGATcgcaaaattacaaatttattaaaaaaaatacattaaatacttttacataaGAAAGTGTTTAGATGGTTGTTAGTTATTATCTAAATAGGAGCACAAGATATTAATCAAGTCTGCTGTAATTGATTGGTGCGTATCGCAACAATTAATTCATTATACTCTAACATTTACGTAGTTATGTTTTAGTTAGGACATTTTAAgacaaatgtattgaaaaaatatgatgttaaagtaaaatatactgACTCTTCCACTCTTGAATCCGAGAAATACGACGTGACCATGTTCAGTGGCGCACGACATGTTGGGGCACTCCAAACGCATGTGGTTCGTCATTTTATCGTAGCAGATCGATACGCGACGATTCTTTGTTTTCACTGAAACAATATGTTCTTTTATGACAAACTAATAGATGTTGAGTTCATAGATTTATTTCCATTCTCGTGTACATCTCCTACTCCTAGCTAATGGATATAAAGTCTATACATAGTCGTAAACCAAGCTACTCCGGGTTGGATTTATAACGAGAATTGACTAAGCAGAAGGTCGAAGTTTTGTTTTAGACACTATTGAATCGAgttaatcaataaattagtATACATGCGCAACCTTCTCTGTCATATGAATAGAAAATCCTGTGAAGTATATTGCAGGAAATCAATAACAATACCCAAAAGTCTTACCAGCAACAGCCACATTGTATTTATGAAACAGCACCCATTTTGATGCGCCCTTATGTTGCGGTATGCTATAATTGAACATCCTGTGAAAGTTCTTCGTCTCCGGAACTTCACTCAAGACGAAACCATACTTCGTGACCATGTACACTATACCCTTGTACACGTGTATGGCGGCCGGTCTGTCGTAGTCGCTCCCGTAGTACCGGCCGACTAGACGGACCTCCCATTTATTGTTGGCCCATGTGCAAGCCCACACAACGAATGTTGATGTCACAACGTAGCATACGTTGTCTTCAAGTCTGGAGTCATTGAGACATTACAAGTTAAATCAAATTTGAATATCGTTATTTGCAATATCTTTTGCTTTATCTAGACGAAACGAAAATAATCGTAAGTAAGGGTAAGATTAATTGCAGGATCGATCAACTACCGCTCAACAGACCCACGATGGGGAGCTACACTAGAATGTGAGACCGCGCACACGCAAAAGCGAGACACCGGCCGTACTCAATGGCCCTCGGATTCCCGCGGCTGGAACGTGAAGCACTGCTAAAATGATGAATCTTCAACAAAAATGACTCGCAATCAGCATTAATTCTCGTAGCATATAGCTACATTTTTTAtgctacaaaaacaaattatactttcaAGCGGAAATTgatcgaaaaataattatagcttCAATAATGGACTCACGTGAACAAAAAGCCTGTGTCGACGTAATGAGTTTTATTGTCAAGCATACACGAATTAGGGGTTGGTTTCCCGTATAAATAAAGGCCTCTTTGTGTATCACCCGTTTGTGTTAAGGCGACAACCATACTATCGTTCTCAGTAAAGTCTAAGCCTTTATCTAAAAAATGTTATGTACAATATGAgcatgaattaaaaatatatacatataaatgattGTAACTTGTTTGTCACTTACTTAAGGTCTTAGTGGCTTTGACCAGTTGAAAACTTTTTACGTTGTAATAATGCACTGCATCCGCCTCAGTCTTTAAAATCATCTTATCTGAAAAAAGAAGATATTTTGTAGGTGACGAAGTAAAAAGAATATGAGGCAAAGACTGAATAAAATCCACAATAAGCATTAGGTTCAAAATAACACCCTTCttgttcgtattttttttaagtgtatcGTTTACGTATTTTGATTTCTTTGATAGAAATTTGAAACACTCAACGTCAGTAGATAGTGTGTAGTAGATAGAGCGCCGAGACACAGGGTCATCACGGGACTCTTTCCTAGGCATTAGAATTGGGATGACATTTGTCCGTAAGTGGGAACAAATTGTGAAAgctgtattaatattttttgccttgCAAGGACAACTTACCCTTATAAATATGAACTTTATCGAGGTTGACCAGTCGATACGTGTGTATACGTTTTATTTTAGCTGAACCTACATAACTCCAAAGCTTGGAATTCATCAACATGTTTCTCCAGCCTAGTGTCGATTTTCTTCGAAACGAAACTCCGTTGTTATCCATTTCCTCTTTGGCAATTCTCTCCCATAGGCCGTAACACTGAGAAAATGAGGGAAGAATATTGTAAGGAGCAAAAATGCTGCACAGAAATTAGTCGgtcttcaaattatattatcgaTCGGCGACTCttagaacaataatttatgGATCACCCAAATGCCTACCAATTGCAGCTTGTCATGCCCAGTGAACATTTTGTTGTCAGTGGTGACTGGTATCATTACTGATCACTCCAATGTATATCTTAGAATATTCATTACATAATTACTGAGGTGTTGCAGCAGTACTTTTGGTTTTAGAAAGTCAGTAATCctgacataaaattaaataaacagattGATTATTTGACAACCACACGCAAGCAATGGTAATATGCACTCAATTATCTTATCAAGAGACATCATTGCAATGCAGGGAATTATGACACAAAATGTTACTCACATATTCATGAGAGAAAAAATAATGGGCAGTGCATGCTTTACGATGCATAGCATTATGACAACAATAACACCAGTTACATCTTGTATCGTTGGAACATTAATGTGATATTATgtacaa
This is a stretch of genomic DNA from Trichoplusia ni isolate ovarian cell line Hi5 chromosome 6, tn1, whole genome shotgun sequence. It encodes these proteins:
- the LOC113495066 gene encoding uncharacterized protein LOC113495066 isoform X2, translated to MDNNGVSFRRKSTLGWRNMLMNSKLWSYVGSAKIKRIHTYRLVNLDKVHIYKDKMILKTEADAVHYYNVKSFQLVKATKTLNKGLDFTENDSMVVALTQTGDTQRGLYLYGKPTPNSCMLDNKTHYVDTGFLFTLEDNVCYVVTSTFVVWACTWANNKWEVRLVGRYYGSDYDRPAAIHVYKGIVYMVTKYGFVLSEVPETKNFHRMFNYSIPQHKGASKWVLFHKYNVAVAVKTKNRRVSICYDKMTNHMRLECPNMSCATEHGHVVFLGFKSGRVIICLTNKTLKKGSKPDRTLRVQDFDNTIRDPRILAIEVFEDKLSHHLLIATKDRVIQLHIKYPTEITELYE
- the LOC113495066 gene encoding uncharacterized protein LOC113495066 isoform X1, encoding MSEDFQSIDVQFNWEICPPEILWEVFRYLCNKSLFYCLFVSRRWKNVANDFIECYGLWERIAKEEMDNNGVSFRRKSTLGWRNMLMNSKLWSYVGSAKIKRIHTYRLVNLDKVHIYKDKMILKTEADAVHYYNVKSFQLVKATKTLNKGLDFTENDSMVVALTQTGDTQRGLYLYGKPTPNSCMLDNKTHYVDTGFLFTLEDNVCYVVTSTFVVWACTWANNKWEVRLVGRYYGSDYDRPAAIHVYKGIVYMVTKYGFVLSEVPETKNFHRMFNYSIPQHKGASKWVLFHKYNVAVAVKTKNRRVSICYDKMTNHMRLECPNMSCATEHGHVVFLGFKSGRVIICLTNKTLKKGSKPDRTLRVQDFDNTIRDPRILAIEVFEDKLSHHLLIATKDRVIQLHIKYPTEITELYE